The genomic DNA TGACCTTTCCGTTCTGGTTCAATATAGGCAGCGCCGCGTACAGCACTCCTGAGCTGGTTTTGCCTGAGGATCATGAGTTCTGCGTGGAAAGTGTCGAGTACATGCGGGCCGAACACATGTCCATGCTCAACGAGTGGCGTGACGCCTACGTTCGGGATGGATACGGCGAATACCAGAGCATGCTGACCGGACAGATGTATCCCATGAGTCTCACCAAGACCTGCATGAACTGTCACAACAACAAAGAAGAGTTTTGTGACCGTTGCCATGCTTCTGTATCAGTAGATCCTTACTGCTGGGATTGTCACATAGAGCCACAGGGGGTTGAATAAATGAAGAGCAGCAGAAGAAAATTCATCAGGATGGCTGGTTTTGCCGCCCTTGGCTGGAGTATATGCCCTTCCCTGGCCGGGGCTGCTGTTGAGGCTGGCCCGAAATTGTATTTTAAAGGGGAGGAACAGCTCAGTGCAACTCAGTGGGCCATGGCTGTTGACACCAAGAAACTGACCAGGCAGGTCATGAACAAGTGCATTGAGGCCTGCCATACCCTGCACAATGTCCCTGAAATCGATTCCAACCAGAATATTAAGTGGCTCTGGATTGAGCCCTTTAGAAATCTATTTTACGACCAGTCCCACCCCAACCTGACGGATATGGCTAATAAGCCTTTCCTGGCCCTGTGCAACCACTGTGAGAATCCTCCCTGTGTACGGGTCTGCCCCACCAAGGCGACTTTCAAGCGTCCAGACGGAATCGTGCTCATGGACTTTCACAGGTGTATCGGCTGCAGGTTCTGTATGGCTGGATGTCCTTACGGTTCCAGGAGCTTCAACTTTTTTGATCCCCGAAGATATCTTGAACAACTTGATCCAGAGTATCCCACAAGAACCAAAGGTGTTGTAGAAAAGTGCGAGTTCTGCGCCCATCGCCTGGACAAGGGGCAGATGCCGGCTTGTGTTGAGGCATCCGAAGGAGCTCTTCTTTTCGGCGATCTTTCTGACTCTTCATCTGATGTCAGAAGGGCCCTCAGGGAGAGATACTCTCTGGTCCGAAAACCCAAGTTGGGCACCGGTCCTAACGTTTACTATCTAATATAAGGGGTGTGAGATGCTTGAAAAAGCTA from Desulfonatronovibrio hydrogenovorans DSM 9292 includes the following:
- the dsrJ gene encoding sulfate reduction electron transfer complex DsrMKJOP subunit DsrJ, translated to MYHANKIIPGLVIFGLLMTFPFWFNIGSAAYSTPELVLPEDHEFCVESVEYMRAEHMSMLNEWRDAYVRDGYGEYQSMLTGQMYPMSLTKTCMNCHNNKEEFCDRCHASVSVDPYCWDCHIEPQGVE
- the dsrO gene encoding sulfate reduction electron transfer complex DsrMKJOP subunit DsrO — its product is MKSSRRKFIRMAGFAALGWSICPSLAGAAVEAGPKLYFKGEEQLSATQWAMAVDTKKLTRQVMNKCIEACHTLHNVPEIDSNQNIKWLWIEPFRNLFYDQSHPNLTDMANKPFLALCNHCENPPCVRVCPTKATFKRPDGIVLMDFHRCIGCRFCMAGCPYGSRSFNFFDPRRYLEQLDPEYPTRTKGVVEKCEFCAHRLDKGQMPACVEASEGALLFGDLSDSSSDVRRALRERYSLVRKPKLGTGPNVYYLI